The genomic region ATCGACTACAACGCTTTCTTCGCCCCGGTCGGACTGCGTCTGGACGATGTCAGCACCACCAAAAACGCCGTATTCCTCGGGGCCACCACGCGCGTGGTAGACGGACGCCATTTCGTAACCTCCGTCCGCCGGGACTCCCCTGCCTGGAACGACGGAATTAACGTCGGTGATGAACTGGTCTCCCTCAACGGCACTAAACCGGGGCCCGACCTCAACAGCGCTTTGGGAAGTTTCAAGCCCGGCGATGCGGTCAGCATTCAGGTAAGCCGGAATGGCCTGCCCCGGACGCTGAGCGTGAAACTCGCCACCAATCCGCTGGTAAACTTCCAGCTGGTTCCGGTCGCTAATCCGACAGCCGGTCAGAAGGCCCTTTATGCCAAATGGCTCCACACCGGAGACCAATAGGGAAAGCTTATGGTGCGTCTGCCTACCTGGTTCGCTCAGGCAGGCAGACGTTTTTGGTTAGAGCACGATTCCGTTCCGTTCCGCGCTTTCCATAAAGTCGCCGTGCATCTGTCCGAAGCGCTCCGCTACCTTTTTCAGGAACGGCCCATCGAGCAGCGTCACCACTTCCTCCTCAGACGACACGTCCATTTCACTGATTTTATAGGTCTGTTCGTACATCCCCACCTCCACTTTGAGGATGTATTTGCCGTTCCAGGCGAAAAGACCCATCTTTAACTGGGGATGCGGAATGTCCTTTAAATAACGCATAGGGGCTGGTTAACACCGTTAGATGATTGGTATTTCAAGCAAAATGATTCAAATTTACGCCAAAATCTTCCCGAGTCATGCGTCCGTTCACTTTGCTCCGCCTTAATTTCATTCTGTGCAGTCTGCTGCTGCTCACCAATTGTTCCGACACGGAGGAAGACGATGCGGTCCGGTTTTTCCAGCGGGCCAACCGGACCTTTCAAACCGGCGAATACCGGGAAGCCATTAAGTTTTACAACGAAGCGCTGGAAAAGAAACCGGACTTTGCGGATGCCCTCAACAACCGGGGACTGGCCCGTTACCGGATCGGCGATCTGCCGGGCGCCCTGGACGATTATAACCAGGCGATCGAGGTTGACCCCGAATTCTGGGAAGCTTATTTCAACCGTTCCGAAGTCCTGCTCGACCGGAATAGCCCCTCCGAGAGTCGGCAGGATCTGGAAAAAATCAAGTCCGTTTATGCAGACTCTTCCTTCTACCACGTCCGGCTGGGCGATGTGCTGGTTCGGCAGAACAACCTGTCCGCGGCGCAGGCCGCCTACGACCGGGCCATCCGCCTGCAGCCGTCCAACGCGGACGCCCTGACCAACCGGGGTGTTCTGTTTTTCCAGCAGAAACAATACAATTTGGCTGAGGCCGATTTCCGGGCGGCGGTAGCGGCTAATCCCAGGCAGGATTTTGCCCTCAATAACCTGAGTCTCCTGCTGACCCGCAAAAAGGAATACGACCCCGCCTTAAAGCTCATTGACCAGGCCCTGCGCCTCAACCCCGGCCAGCCCTATTACCTGAACAACAAAGGGTACCTGCTGCTTCAGATGAACCGTCCCGAGGAAGCCATTGTCCTCATTCGCCGCTCGCTTTCCCTCGACGACCGGAATGGGTGGGCGCACCGCAACGAAGGCCTTTACTTCCTGCAAAAAAACCAGCCGCAGCAGGCTTTGCCCCGGTTGCAGCAGGCCGAAAAGCTGGACCCATCCGTCGAGAACGTCTATGCCTACCTGGGTCAGGCGCTTCGGGCGGCCAATAACCTCGCCCAGGCCTGCAAAACCTGGGAGCTTGGAGCAAAAGGAGGCGACGAGCTGGCGCAGGAGTACCGCCGGCAGTTCTGCCGCTAGAACAGAGCCTTTGCCCCTTCCCGATACCGGCCAAAGACCTCCGCGTTGACCGCCCGGTCGGTTTGAATTTCCAGAAGCCGCGCCGAAGTGGAAGGGGCGTACAACCAGTCCAGACCCGCCGGGAGGCTCTCAAAACCGGCGGCCAGCTGGTAACCAACTCCCGCGTCCCGGGCGGTGTTTTCGCCGGAAAACGAATGGGGCGTTTCGAAAAAGGTCTCCAGTTCCGGCTGTCGGGAAGGTCCCTCGATAATCCGGAAGATGTTTCCCCCGTGGTTGTTGAGCAGCACGATGCGCAGATTGGCCGGGACGTGGGCGTTCCAGAGGGCGTTGCGGTCATAAAAAAACGCCACGTCCCCAATCAGGGCCGTCACCAACGTATCCGGGCTGGCCAGCGCCGCCCCCACCGCGGTACTCAGACAGCCATCGATGCCGCTTGTGCCCCGGTTGGCAAACACCTCGACCGACTCCCCGACGCCGCACAGGTTGACATACCGAACCGGCATGCTGTTGGCGGCGTGCAACTGGCTATTCCCGGGCAGTGCCTCCAGCACCTGACGAACGGCCCCGAATTCCGAGAAGGTTTCCTCCCGATTCAGAAACTGGTGCATAAAGCGGCGGGAGGCTTGCTCTTTGGCCAGCCAGGCATTCCGGAAAACGGGGTCCACCTCTTCATCCCCCTCTTTCATCCGCTGAAAATCCAGGTCTTCGAAAAGCTTTTGGAAGAAAAGCCGCGGTTCATACGGAATCAGCATCGTTACGGTCTGGAACGGGTCGGCAAGCGGGCCAGCGGCCTGAATATGCCAGTGCTGCCGGGGCTTGTATTTCCGCAGAAACTGCTTGAACCCTTTGGAAAGAAAGGACTGCCCGCAGGTAATCAGCAGATCGGGGCGCAAGTCGGCGGCGGCGGCATCCGGGAGGTTTCCCATGAACACATCCTGCGCGCCAATGAACGGCCCCGCACTTCCCAGGTTGGCGATACTGTCCCCGAGGATGGGAACTGCCCATTCGTCGCCCAGCTGCGCCAGCACTTTTCTTAAACCGCCGTCGGACCGGTGCTGGCCTACGGCGATTAGCTTCCGGTCGGCCCGCTCCCACTCCTCCTGCAGGCGGTGCCAGGTCGATGGCGCTAAAGCCGGCACCGAAGTCAGCTGCTCGATTTCCCGAACGGCCGGAAATTGATAGGCTTCTCCCTCGACGGGATACAGCGGCTCGCGGAGGGGGATGTTCAGGTGGACCGGGCCACGCGGGGCCAGCAGGCTTTGGTTGATTGCTTCGTTGGCAATTCGTTCCGCCGCCCAGGCCGCATCCGGATGGCCGTAGTCGGCCGGCAGTTCGGCGCTGTACCGGACGTGCTTGCCGAAAATATCCTGCTGGTAGATTGTCTGCCCGTCGAGCTGGTGAATCCATTCCTTTGGCCGGTCGGCGGTCAGCAGCAACAGCGGGGTTTCCTGAAAGTAAGCTTCGGCCACCGCCGGGGCCAGGTTGTACACGGCACTGCCAGAGGTGCAGACCACGATGACCGGCATCCGAAGCTGCTGGGCCAGCCCAAGCGCGATAAAACCGGCGGACCGCTCGTCGGCAACCACGTAGGTTTTGATATGCGGATGCCGGGCGAGGGCGAGCGTCAGCGGTGCCGAGCGCGAACCCGGAGAAATGACGGCATGATGGAGGCCCTTCCGGGCGCAAAGTTCAACAAGGGCTAAGACGTGCTGATGAATGGCCACAATTGGTATCGTTATTTCAATCCTGTAAAGATAACCGCCTGTTCATGAAAAAAGCCCCCCGATTGTTCGGGAGGCCTTTCAAAATTTTAGGGTTTAGGGTTTAGTTGCTCCGCCATTCTAAACCAGCGAAGCAACGATAAACCATAAACCCTAAACTCATATACCGTTTACCCCAAATACGTCTTCAGTGCTTTGGAGCGCGACGTATGCCGCAGACGGCGGATGGCTTTTTCTTTAATCTGACGAACCCGTTCGCGCGTCAGGTTAAACTTCTCGCCAATTTCTTCCAGCGTCATGGCATGTTCGCCGTTGAGACCGAAGTACAGGGTAATGACGTCTGCTTCCCGCTGGGTGAGCGTTGACAGGGCGCGCTGCACTTCTTTCCGCAGAGAGTCGTTGATCAAACCGGAGTCGGGCTTATCCTCTCCGTCGTTTTCCAGGACGTCCAGCAGGCTGTTTTCTTCTCCCTGCACAAACGGCGCGTCCATGGAAACGTGGCGACCCGAAATCTTCAGCGTATCCACCACCTCGGCGGCCGTAATGTCCAGCACCGCAGCGAGTTCTTCCGGTGACGGTTCCCGTTCAAACTTCTGCTCCAGGTCCGAGAACGTCTTGGAAATTTTGTTCAGCGAGCCTACCCGGTTGAGGGGCAGACGCACAATCCGGGACTGTTCGGCCAGAGCCTGGAGAATCGACTGACGGATCCACCATACGGCGTACGAAATAAACTTAAAACCCCGGGTTTCGTCGAAACGCTGCGCGGCTTTGATCAGACCGAGGTTACCCTCGTTGATCAGGTCACCCAGCGACAAACCCTGGTTTTGGTACTGTTTGGCTACCGAAACCACGAAACGAAGGTTCGCCTTGGTCAGACGTTCCAGCGAAAGCTGGTCTCCTTCCCGGATTTTCTGAGCAAGCTGAACTTCCTCGTCCGGGGTTAGAAGATCCACTTTACCAATCTCCTGGAGGTACTTGTCCAGCGATTGGCTTTCGCGGTTGGTAATTTGTTTTGAAATCTTTAGCTGTCTCATGTACGGAATTCGCTATTGCTCAGTGTAAACGAAATCATTTCTTGATTCTGTACACAAAATTTTAACAACTCACGACGGATTTTTGTTCACCGGCTTCGGCAGCAAAGCCTTGCGCGACAAACGGAATTTTCCGGTTTTTTTGTCCACTTCAATCAACTTGACGCGTACTTCCTCTCCCACTTCCAGAACGCCGTCCATGGTCTCCAGCCGTTCCCATTTAATCTCGGAAATATGCAACAGACCATCTTTACCCGGCAGGAACTCGACAAACGCCCCGAACGGCATGATCGTCTTTACCTTGCCGTCGTAGATTTCGCCCACTTCCGGTACGGCCACAATGCCGCGCACGCGCGACAGGGCCTTGTCCATACCTTCCTGATTGTTTGAGAAAATGCTGACATAACCGGCGTTGTCGCGTTCTTCGATGACGATCGTCGTGCCGGATTCTTTCTGGATCTCCTGCACCACTTTGCCACCCGGTCCGATAACGGCACCGATAAACTCCCGCTCGATTTTCAGCGTCACCGCCCGCGGCGCGTGCGGCTTCAGGTCCGGACGAACCACCTGGATGGCTTTCTGCATTTCGCCCAGGATATGCAGACGACCGGCCCGGGCCTGCTCCAGAGCCTGCGCCAGAACTTCGTACGAAAGGCCGTTGACCTTCATATCCATCTGGCAGGCCGTGATGCCGCTTTCGGTACCCGTCACCTTGAAGTCCATGTCACCGAGGTGATCTTCGTCGCCCAGAATGTCGGACAGAACGGCGTATTTGTCGGAGGTTTCGTCCGTAATCAGGCCCATGGCGATACCCGCCACCGGCGCTTTGATTTTCACCCCGGCATCCATCAGCGCCAGCGTACCGGCACAGACCGTAGCCATCGACGACGAGCCGTTGGACTCCAGAATATCGGACACGATCCGGATCGTGTACGGGTTATCGGCATCAGCCGGCAGCACTTTTTTGAGCGAACGATGCGCCAGGTTTCCGTGGCCGATTTCGCGGCGGCCCGGTCCCCGGTTGGGCTTCACTTCGCCCGTCGAAAAGCCGGGGAAGTTATAGTGCAGCAGGAATTTGGAATACCCCTGGTACATCGCCTGGTCGACGATCTGCTCGTCCATTTTGGTACCGAGCGTCACCGTGGTCAGCGACTGGGTTTCCCCGCGGGTGAACACGGCCGAGCCGTGGGCCATCGGCAGGTAATCCACGTCGCAGGTAATCTGCCGGATTTCGTCCAGCTTCCGGCCGTCCAGACGGTAGCGCTCGTCGAGCACCAGACGCCGGGAAGCTTCCCACTGTACGTCATGGTAATACCGCTTGGCCAGGGCCAGTTTCGCGGCATCCACTTCGGTTCCTTCGGGGAACAGCTGCTGTTTGAATTCTTCAAAAACCGCTTTGAACGACTCGCTGCGGACTTTTTTGTTGGCATTGGCCTGTTTAGCCACCGCCAGCGCCTTCTCGAACGTCTGCCCGTGAACCAGCTGACGAAGTTCTTCATCATGGGTTTCGTGGCTGTATACGCGTTTCTCCGTTTTGCCCGTCTTCGCCTCCAGCTCTTTCAGCGCGGCAATCTGGGTTTTGATGGCTTCGTGGCCAATCTTCAGGGCTTCGACCACCTCTGCCTCCTGGCACTCCTGCATTTCGCCTTCCACCATACAGATGTCGTGCTCGGTTGCCCCGACAATGACGTCGAGGGTGGCGCGGGCGAGATCGGAGGTCAGCGGATTGATTTTGTATTCACCGTCAATTTTGGCCACCCGGACTTCCGAGATGGGGCCGTTGAACGGAATGTCGGAAACCGAAAGGGCCGCCGCCGCTGCCAGGGCTGCCAGCGCGTCGGGCAGCACTTCCGCATCGGCGGAAACCAGCAAAATATTGACCTGCGTATCGGCGTGATAATCTTCCGGGAACATAGGCCGCAGAGCCCGGTCAACGAGGCGGCAGATCAGGACTTCATGGTCGGACAATTTGCCTTCCCGGCGCTGGAAGCTACCCGGAATACGGCCGGCAGCCGCGAACTTTTCCTGGTAATCGACGGAAAGCGGCATAAAGTCGACGCCTTCTTTGGCTTCCTTGGCCGACACTACCGTGGCAAGGAGCATCGTATCGCCCAGGCGAACGACAACCGCCCCGTCAGCCTGACGAGCCAGCTTGCCGGTTTCAATGGTAATCGTACGTCCGTCGGGAAGTGCAATGGTTTGGGTGATGATTTGTGACATATTCGTTAGCTAAAACACACAACAGCTTGGCATCCATGCCGCCTGAGGGCGGTCTTACTTACAGCAACTAAATTTTCTCTCGATCCGCTTTAAACCGCAACAATTTTAATCTTTTATAACACGAAATCAGGGAACCTGTAGACAAGTTCCCTGATAATCGTTTTTGGCTACCTTATTTACGCAGGTTCAGTTCTGCAATAATGGCCCGGTAGCGGCTGATGTCCTTCTTCACCAGGTAGTCCAGCAGTCTTCTGCGCTTACCTACCAGTTTGAGCAGACCCAGACGGGTGCTATAATCGTGTTTGTGAACTTTCAGGTGCTCCGTCAGGTGGTTGATCCGGTACGTGAACAGAGCAATCTGAGATTCGGCCGACCCAGTGTCACCCGGATTTTTCTGAAAACCCTGGGAAGCAAAGATTTCTTGCTTTTTCTCGGTGTTTAAATACATCGTCAGACAGCTTAATTAATTGATAAAAAAGATTTAATCGCAAAATTACGACTTTTTCGCTTTCCTTTTACAATCTCAGCTGTTTTTTTGGCCAGAATTAGCGGGTATACAGGTCGCCCTGCGCAATGGCGGCTTCGTATTCGCCGCTGATCGTCTCCAGGAATTTCCCCGTCACCCAGCCGACGTCCGAATTGCGGATAAACACGAATCGCTTGGCGGCCGGGCCACCGGCGTAGCTTTTCATCACGGCCTCCAGCCATAACGCCCCGGCGATGAGCTGCTTTTCGCCAAGCTGGTCGCGGAGTGCGGCCAGATCGCGCTCGGCCCGGGCCCGGACGGAAGCGTCCCGGACGCCTTTCAGATCAGGTTTCAGCAGCGCCTGGTAATCCGTCAACGCCAGCTTCTTAAATCGCTCCACCTCCTCCGGGGTAATGACCACCGCCGTCGTGCCCGCCCGTTCCGGATGCAGGCAGGTAACGACCGCCCGGGGAATATCCCCTCCTAACCCGACGGTTCGCCGCTGCCTCAGCCCGGCATCCGCTCCGCCGAGGCGACGGACAAGCGCGGTATCCGCGACGGCCTGCACTATACGTTGCGCTTCCCGCCGGAATTCGTCCCGGTTCATGGACTTCCGGGGATCGATCGCGGTCACCAGCGACTGAATACCGAAGGGCACGTTCACCGGCTGAAATTTGCGTCTGTCGGCGAAATACCCGCCCGAGGTCACTTCATTGCCCAGATGCAGGGCGGACGTGGACGACCACACTTTCCGGGGAACCGCCCCGAAGGTAAAGAGTTCGGCCTCCCGAACAGGCGAAAGCGTTGTGTCGAGCCGGAAATTGCCGGCAGGAAGCAGTTTGGTCAACTGGCTGTGAAGCTGTTTGCGGCGGGCCGGGCTGGCGGCCAGGCTGTTGCGGACATCGCTGCTCAGCGCAATGAACACCCGCTCCGGGGGAATCTGATAGCGCTGGATGGAATCGAGGCAGATCCGGATCGGGTCCGGAACCGCGCCCGCCGATGGATTGGCACTGGCCAGGAAGTAGGAATTGGGAAACTCCGCCTGGAGTTTGATGTCTTTGTCGTAAAAGTCCGTTTCGTACCGGGTTTTGGCGATCACCAGCTTCACCTGGGAGGAGCCGATCTGGATACCGGCGTAATAGTTTTTCCCGGAAATATCCCGAACCAGTTCGTTGACGGCCCAGGCGCTGGCCACGAAACGAAGCTTTTCGTACCGGGAACGGGCAATGGTGAGGTAGTAAACGGAGCGGGCGCTGTCGGCCTGGTCTTTATAAGCCAGTCCCAGCAGTTCGTAGCCCACGGCGCTCCAGTACAAATCCGAGGAGCGAACGGTAGGCAGCGCCCGGACCAGCAGGTCAATGGCCTCCGGCGTTTTGTCCAGTTCGCGAAGCGTATTGGCCAGTTTGATAAACTGAATGGCCTGCCGGGTGTTCCTGGCAGGTTGAGCCTCGGCCAGGATGCTGCCGCACAAAAGCAGCATCCACAAGGGGAGAAAACGGTTCATAACACGGAGCGATATAAAAGTTGGCAATCATTGACCAGACTTCTTATTCAACTCCCGTTCAAGTTCACTTTCCCCAGAAGGGTCAACGGGAGGCGCCGCCGTTCGGGACTTCGGTTGACGACCAACCGCCGCCGGTTTGGGGGCTACCCGCCGACGCACTACCGACTCGCGCACTATACGTACGGGTGGAATGCGGGTTTTGGATTTCTCCGCCTCAACATTATTTGGTAAACGCGTTTCCGGCGCCTTGAGGCGCAGGGGAATGGTCCGTTCTGCCTTGAGAGAGGCTTGCGGACGTTCCTCCACCCTGGCCGTTTCGCGGACCGGGGCGGCTGCGGCCGGCCTGGCAACGGAGGCACTGGCCGGGGGCGCTGTCGGAAGCGTACGGGCACTTTCCGGACGGCTCGCCTTCGCATCCGGATTCGACTCCCGCTTCGGTTCGGCTACCCCGGTGGGTTCTGCCGGGGTAGCGGGAACCGGCGTATTTTTGAGGACCACCTCCTCGCGGCACAGCGACGGCACAAGGGTACAGCGGTACTGGTAACCTGCCCAGCCTAGGCCCGCCAGCAGTACGGCACCTCCCCAGACCAGCGCCTGCCGCCGGGTCGGCAGAAAAGCGGTCAGGTCGAAGGACGGCAGCGAGCGGCCCGCGCGCAGCCGTTCCCACCAGATCAGGTACACATCCTTGTCGAACAGACGCGAATCGTTGCGCGCCTTCTGCATGAAGAACAGCCCAACCGGAAGCAGACTGGCGTTGGCCAGCCAGGCACCCATCGGCACCCAAACCAGCCCTTCCTTGGCGTATTTGTCCCCGGTCAGCGTCAGCACGTAGAGCAGGATAAAAAAGAGAATGGACACCAGCACCGGAACGCCGAAGCCTCCTTTTTTAATGATCGCTCCCAGCGGCGCGCCGATCAGGAACATGATAAAACAGGAAATAGCCTGGGTAAACTTGTGATGGCTTTCCAGTTCATAGCGGAAGACCACTTTTTCCTTTTCCCGGAGGTACACCTCGTTCGATTCGGCAAAGGAAAGCACATTGCGTGCCTGTCCGAGGGCCATTTCCCGCATTTCTGTTCTGGTCTGCGGCTTCAGCGGCAGGGCCAGCACCGAGTCCACCCATTTCCCGCTTTTGATCGGCTTGGGGGTCGTCACGGTTTGCTCGGGCTTGAACTGGTAGGAGTAGTACTGACGCGACGTCGAAGCGACGCCGGTTCTGGCCGATTTAAAGTCTTTTTTCAGCGAATCCGTCAGAACCGACAGTTCGTTGAGGTTTTTCATGTACTCGTGGTACTCGAACTGCTGCTCATCCGTTCGTTTCAGCCCGAAAGATGCGAGGCTGATGACGAGCTTGTAGTGCCGGAAGGAGTTTCGCAGGAACTGCGCCCCCGACACTCCAGTACTGGTAAACGAGGGCCGGGAATTGTCGGAGTACTCCGTATAATCGTTTCCGTTGAAGAGTTCGAAGAACAGGTACTGCTTGTCGGCAGAGGTATACATCCGGCCCGAATCGGCCAGAATGATTTCCCGGTTGCCGGTCTGCACGCCGCTTTCCTGGTGTTTATAGATCACCAGTCGTTTCAGCGTCACATTGTCCTTCATCTTCTTGTCCGCCTTGATGCTGTAACCCGGCAGGTCGTTGTAAAAAATTCCTTCCTTCAGGTTGAGCGTAGCTTTGGCCGATTTGATGTCGTAGAGCAGGCTGTAGCCTTTCAGGTTGGCCCAGGGAGCCACCTTGTTGTTAAACCAGAAGGAAAAAACACTGATGCAAACGGCCACGGCCAGAATCGGCCGCAAAATCCGGGTCATGGAAATGCCTGCACTTTTCATGGCCGTGAGCTCGAAAAACTCACCCAGGTTTCCGAACGTCATCAGCGATGACAGCAGGACGGCAAGCGGAAGGGCAATGGGAACAGTATTCAGACTAAAGTAAAAAAGGACCTTCCCAAAGGTGAGTAAATCGATGTCTTTCGAGACAAACTGATCGACATAGAACATCATCAGCCGCATCAGAAAGATAAAGATGACGACACAGAGGGTCAGGAAAAAGGGCCCCCAGAAGGACTTCAAAACAAGCTTATCAATCTTTTTTATCATCCGCGATCAACTCCCGACAATCTCTTTTAACTTTTCAATTAAACCCTGCCACATCGATTTAAGTTCTTCCGCGTCGGTATTCCCGGAATAGTCGACGATTCGCAGAAAAGTGGACTGGGTAAGTTCACTGACGTCAACGCGAAAGTCGATGTAGTTATTATCGGACCGTTCGCCGTCGGTGCCGTTCAGAAATTCGAAGCGAACACTTTTGTTCTGCCGGATGGATACCTGGCGGGCCGGATGGCTTTCGTCATCCCAGTAAAAATCATACAGATGATTTGGCAGGACGTTCACCCGGGACGCAAACCACTGAGAAAGCCCAGAAGCGGTACTGATGTAAGGAAATAGGACTTTGGGGGAAGCACGCAGTTCGTATTCAGCAACAAATTTATATTTCTCCATTTTCGCGCGTTTGTTTGGTCATATACAGGAAATAAGGGTCTGTTGGCAAAGGTAACAGAATTTTGAAATGCTCAAAATCTTCGCCAAAATCAAAAAAAAGGTTGCACAAACTGATTTTTTCGCTACTTTTGCACCATCAAATGACGGCGGGGTAGCTCAGATGGTTAGAGCGCAGGATTCATAACCCTGAGGTCACGGGTTCGATTCCCGTCCCCGCTACTGCGTACAGGTGCACATCCCAAAGGTTGTGCACCTTTTTTTGTGCCCGCCTTTCTCCCGCAGGCCCAAGGCCGGGGATTGGAAAATTCTGATAAATTTTCCTTTTTTTACCGCTCCTTCCCTACGTTCCTCACAGGCGCAATCCCGGAAAAAGTTAAAACCGCTTTCAGCGCCTCCCGGCTCCGGTCAGTGTTCCGCTTTCCGTTACCGGGCCACCCGGCGACGAACATAAACAATAACACATTAGTAGATAAGTTCTTGTATAAGCACTGGAGAATCGTACCCTGACGGACTTGCCAAATTCGGGGAGCAATGGCGCAGCTTTTTGAAGGACCCGTCGTCAGAAGTCCTATTTTGTCCCGGCCCGCCCAGGTGCCGGAAACCGCCAATTTTTGCGGTTTCGATTCCTCACTAAGTCTATTAATTAAAGCCTGTCCGGTGGCGGAGTAGCTTCCCGTCTGAAGGCAACCAACGGCTGGGCACGGATGACCCACGGCAACGGCGGGCGTACCCGGCTCCTGAACTCTCCGGTTTTGGCAACGACTTTTTGCACCAGTTTTTTCGGTGAAGAGGAAAAGCCGTCAACGGCGTTGGAAGAATTTTTATTTTATGAACCGCTGGCCGGGTTCGCCTTCGGGAGAGGAGTTAGAGTTGCAACGAGCCGATTCGCTACGGCCTTGACGAACCCGGCGTTCGTCCTGCCTCTGTGAGCCGATCGGTTCCGGCAAGACAATTAATGGAGCATTTCAAATACGAGTTGTTTCAGGATATCCGCTTCGGAGAGCGTGGGCGCATTCACCCCCTTGGAAAGAGCATCCGCCTTCCTGAG from Tellurirhabdus rosea harbors:
- a CDS encoding sigma-70 family RNA polymerase sigma factor; this encodes MRQLKISKQITNRESQSLDKYLQEIGKVDLLTPDEEVQLAQKIREGDQLSLERLTKANLRFVVSVAKQYQNQGLSLGDLINEGNLGLIKAAQRFDETRGFKFISYAVWWIRQSILQALAEQSRIVRLPLNRVGSLNKISKTFSDLEQKFEREPSPEELAAVLDITAAEVVDTLKISGRHVSMDAPFVQGEENSLLDVLENDGEDKPDSGLINDSLRKEVQRALSTLTQREADVITLYFGLNGEHAMTLEEIGEKFNLTRERVRQIKEKAIRRLRHTSRSKALKTYLG
- a CDS encoding tetratricopeptide repeat protein; protein product: MRPFTLLRLNFILCSLLLLTNCSDTEEDDAVRFFQRANRTFQTGEYREAIKFYNEALEKKPDFADALNNRGLARYRIGDLPGALDDYNQAIEVDPEFWEAYFNRSEVLLDRNSPSESRQDLEKIKSVYADSSFYHVRLGDVLVRQNNLSAAQAAYDRAIRLQPSNADALTNRGVLFFQQKQYNLAEADFRAAVAANPRQDFALNNLSLLLTRKKEYDPALKLIDQALRLNPGQPYYLNNKGYLLLQMNRPEEAIVLIRRSLSLDDRNGWAHRNEGLYFLQKNQPQQALPRLQQAEKLDPSVENVYAYLGQALRAANNLAQACKTWELGAKGGDELAQEYRRQFCR
- the rpsO gene encoding 30S ribosomal protein S15, with translation MYLNTEKKQEIFASQGFQKNPGDTGSAESQIALFTYRINHLTEHLKVHKHDYSTRLGLLKLVGKRRRLLDYLVKKDISRYRAIIAELNLRK
- a CDS encoding tetratricopeptide repeat protein, whose amino-acid sequence is MNRFLPLWMLLLCGSILAEAQPARNTRQAIQFIKLANTLRELDKTPEAIDLLVRALPTVRSSDLYWSAVGYELLGLAYKDQADSARSVYYLTIARSRYEKLRFVASAWAVNELVRDISGKNYYAGIQIGSSQVKLVIAKTRYETDFYDKDIKLQAEFPNSYFLASANPSAGAVPDPIRICLDSIQRYQIPPERVFIALSSDVRNSLAASPARRKQLHSQLTKLLPAGNFRLDTTLSPVREAELFTFGAVPRKVWSSTSALHLGNEVTSGGYFADRRKFQPVNVPFGIQSLVTAIDPRKSMNRDEFRREAQRIVQAVADTALVRRLGGADAGLRQRRTVGLGGDIPRAVVTCLHPERAGTTAVVITPEEVERFKKLALTDYQALLKPDLKGVRDASVRARAERDLAALRDQLGEKQLIAGALWLEAVMKSYAGGPAAKRFVFIRNSDVGWVTGKFLETISGEYEAAIAQGDLYTR
- a CDS encoding START-like domain-containing protein — its product is MEKYKFVAEYELRASPKVLFPYISTASGLSQWFASRVNVLPNHLYDFYWDDESHPARQVSIRQNKSVRFEFLNGTDGERSDNNYIDFRVDVSELTQSTFLRIVDYSGNTDAEELKSMWQGLIEKLKEIVGS
- the pnp gene encoding polyribonucleotide nucleotidyltransferase, which gives rise to MSQIITQTIALPDGRTITIETGKLARQADGAVVVRLGDTMLLATVVSAKEAKEGVDFMPLSVDYQEKFAAAGRIPGSFQRREGKLSDHEVLICRLVDRALRPMFPEDYHADTQVNILLVSADAEVLPDALAALAAAAALSVSDIPFNGPISEVRVAKIDGEYKINPLTSDLARATLDVIVGATEHDICMVEGEMQECQEAEVVEALKIGHEAIKTQIAALKELEAKTGKTEKRVYSHETHDEELRQLVHGQTFEKALAVAKQANANKKVRSESFKAVFEEFKQQLFPEGTEVDAAKLALAKRYYHDVQWEASRRLVLDERYRLDGRKLDEIRQITCDVDYLPMAHGSAVFTRGETQSLTTVTLGTKMDEQIVDQAMYQGYSKFLLHYNFPGFSTGEVKPNRGPGRREIGHGNLAHRSLKKVLPADADNPYTIRIVSDILESNGSSSMATVCAGTLALMDAGVKIKAPVAGIAMGLITDETSDKYAVLSDILGDEDHLGDMDFKVTGTESGITACQMDMKVNGLSYEVLAQALEQARAGRLHILGEMQKAIQVVRPDLKPHAPRAVTLKIEREFIGAVIGPGGKVVQEIQKESGTTIVIEERDNAGYVSIFSNNQEGMDKALSRVRGIVAVPEVGEIYDGKVKTIMPFGAFVEFLPGKDGLLHISEIKWERLETMDGVLEVGEEVRVKLIEVDKKTGKFRLSRKALLPKPVNKNPS
- the menD gene encoding 2-succinyl-5-enolpyruvyl-6-hydroxy-3-cyclohexene-1-carboxylic-acid synthase, with translation MAIHQHVLALVELCARKGLHHAVISPGSRSAPLTLALARHPHIKTYVVADERSAGFIALGLAQQLRMPVIVVCTSGSAVYNLAPAVAEAYFQETPLLLLTADRPKEWIHQLDGQTIYQQDIFGKHVRYSAELPADYGHPDAAWAAERIANEAINQSLLAPRGPVHLNIPLREPLYPVEGEAYQFPAVREIEQLTSVPALAPSTWHRLQEEWERADRKLIAVGQHRSDGGLRKVLAQLGDEWAVPILGDSIANLGSAGPFIGAQDVFMGNLPDAAAADLRPDLLITCGQSFLSKGFKQFLRKYKPRQHWHIQAAGPLADPFQTVTMLIPYEPRLFFQKLFEDLDFQRMKEGDEEVDPVFRNAWLAKEQASRRFMHQFLNREETFSEFGAVRQVLEALPGNSQLHAANSMPVRYVNLCGVGESVEVFANRGTSGIDGCLSTAVGAALASPDTLVTALIGDVAFFYDRNALWNAHVPANLRIVLLNNHGGNIFRIIEGPSRQPELETFFETPHSFSGENTARDAGVGYQLAAGFESLPAGLDWLYAPSTSARLLEIQTDRAVNAEVFGRYREGAKALF